The following proteins are encoded in a genomic region of Dyadobacter sp. UC 10:
- a CDS encoding ThuA domain-containing protein, with protein MQLTLPISMNLRFVPKLAPLALLPAMLFLSMTVSGQQHAAFKVIAFFTGKNDKAHISFVKEANQFFPEMGRKFGFHYDSTSNWANLNDQFLAQYQVVIFLDTRPETPEQRAAFQRYMQNGGGWIGFHFAAFALTPSAYPQNWDWYHDQFLGSGQYKSNTWRPTPAVLKVENKSSVFTNMLPDTFSAAANEWYCWEKDLKANPKIEILLSVHPASFPLGTGPKPHEIWHSGYYPVAWTNKKYRMLYVNMGHNDIDYENKTNKELSFTFANKTQNQFIVQSLLWLGSSKIKP; from the coding sequence ATGCAGTTAACCCTGCCTATTTCGATGAATTTACGGTTTGTTCCAAAATTAGCCCCGCTGGCATTGCTGCCAGCAATGTTGTTTCTTAGCATGACGGTGTCGGGCCAGCAACATGCAGCGTTCAAAGTGATCGCGTTCTTTACCGGAAAAAATGACAAGGCGCACATCAGCTTCGTCAAAGAGGCAAATCAGTTCTTTCCGGAAATGGGTAGAAAATTTGGTTTTCACTATGATTCGACCAGCAACTGGGCTAATCTGAATGATCAGTTCCTGGCCCAATATCAGGTTGTCATTTTTTTGGATACGAGACCCGAAACGCCTGAACAGAGGGCAGCATTTCAACGTTATATGCAAAATGGCGGTGGCTGGATCGGGTTTCACTTCGCTGCATTTGCATTGACTCCGTCCGCATATCCGCAAAACTGGGACTGGTATCACGATCAATTCCTTGGATCGGGCCAATATAAGAGCAATACCTGGCGACCGACCCCGGCAGTGTTGAAAGTAGAAAACAAATCCAGTGTCTTTACCAACATGCTGCCCGATACCTTTTCAGCAGCTGCGAATGAGTGGTACTGCTGGGAAAAAGATCTTAAAGCGAATCCCAAAATTGAGATATTGCTCTCGGTCCATCCGGCGAGCTTTCCGCTCGGAACCGGCCCAAAACCACACGAGATCTGGCATAGCGGCTACTATCCCGTAGCCTGGACCAACAAAAAATACCGGATGCTGTATGTCAACATGGGTCACAACGACATTGACTACGAGAACAAAACCAATAAAGAATTGTCTTTCACGTTCGCAAATAAAACCCAA